From the Mycoplasmatota bacterium genome, one window contains:
- a CDS encoding histidinol-phosphatase: MLTNYHTHHHFCRHACGNVEDYVKKAIAEKYDIIGISDHAPMPKYYNDRMLMNELAIYLEEINQCQKKYHDKIQIKAGLEIEYYDEFIDYYQELKRKLDYMILATHDYIYKGNKHCGFFIRNDEMLAGYFETLIKGIKSHLFAFAAHPDLFAFSYHFNDLAEEYTRKLAEVCLEEDFILEFNANGFRRGKTNIAGKYRYPYPYKPFWDIIKEYQVKVIVNSDCHDPKLLNDNFEKYAREIALSSGLNVVTTI, from the coding sequence ATGTTAACTAATTATCACACACACCATCATTTTTGCCGACATGCTTGTGGCAATGTTGAAGATTACGTCAAAAAAGCTATCGCTGAAAAGTACGATATTATTGGTATTTCTGACCATGCTCCCATGCCAAAATATTATAATGATAGAATGCTAATGAATGAGTTAGCTATCTATCTAGAAGAAATAAATCAGTGTCAAAAAAAATATCACGATAAAATTCAAATCAAAGCAGGACTTGAAATTGAGTATTATGATGAATTTATTGATTATTATCAAGAATTAAAGCGTAAGTTGGATTATATGATATTAGCCACCCATGATTATATATATAAAGGGAATAAACATTGCGGATTTTTTATTCGTAATGATGAAATGTTAGCTGGGTATTTTGAAACACTAATTAAAGGAATTAAATCACATTTATTTGCTTTCGCTGCACACCCTGATTTATTTGCATTTTCTTATCATTTTAATGATTTAGCAGAAGAATATACGCGAAAACTTGCAGAAGTTTGCTTAGAAGAAGATTTTATTTTAGAATTTAACGCGAATGGATTTAGAAGGGGTAAAACGAATATTGCAGGAAAATACAGATATCCTTATCCGTATAAACCTTTTTGGGATATCATAAAAGAATATCAAGTAAAAGTGATTGTCAATTCTGATTGTCATGATCCTAAACTATTAAATGATAATTTTGAAAAATATGCTAGAGAAATAGCTTTATCAAGTGGTTTGAATGTAGTCACCACTATATAA
- a CDS encoding MFS transporter, protein MIKVVSIIKYFIAYLFIGLALGSYFPVLTSYLKNDLKISSIQIGTLMAITTIVPILTLPIWGIVTDKIKSPKRSLMIAVLFSAVLISLLTFIKTYILFFLIIALFMTFRAPIFALYDEILINVCKERQVNYGTIRVGGSLGFAISAIIGYFYANLYGHEIIFILSGIFFLIVFIIIIVSDDVNYKENEKEKMNIKNDLPILFNNKYFIIITILVGITYGVNDSNLPYMSTYLENIAGSNQYNALAIFLSVIIEVPMLYLTKYLYRIYSLKKIFLIINIMNVFRYLMFFLFPNYIMILMLASVHGLTYSLSYPMLIQFTSENVRTKVLATAYSLLSAIVAVSTAFITYLTGLIIDSGVQNIFLLFLSIHILNIILIIILLKNYDFKAKTV, encoded by the coding sequence ATGATTAAAGTTGTAAGCATCATTAAGTATTTTATAGCCTATCTATTTATTGGACTAGCTTTAGGTTCCTATTTCCCAGTATTGACGAGTTATTTGAAAAATGATTTGAAAATTTCCTCAATACAAATTGGAACTTTGATGGCCATTACCACAATTGTTCCTATCTTAACATTACCGATATGGGGAATTGTAACAGACAAAATTAAATCACCAAAACGTTCCTTAATGATTGCAGTCTTATTTAGTGCAGTTCTTATTTCCTTATTAACATTTATTAAAACATATATTTTGTTTTTTCTTATCATCGCTTTATTTATGACATTTCGTGCACCAATATTTGCTTTATACGATGAAATACTAATTAATGTGTGTAAAGAAAGACAGGTTAATTATGGAACGATTAGAGTAGGTGGGTCATTAGGTTTTGCGATTTCTGCCATCATTGGTTATTTTTATGCAAACCTTTATGGACACGAAATAATCTTTATATTAAGTGGTATTTTCTTCTTAATCGTATTTATTATCATCATCGTTAGTGACGATGTTAACTATAAAGAAAATGAAAAAGAAAAAATGAATATTAAAAATGATCTACCGATATTGTTTAATAATAAATATTTTATTATTATTACGATATTAGTAGGGATTACCTATGGAGTGAATGATTCTAATCTTCCATATATGAGTACTTATTTAGAAAATATTGCAGGAAGTAATCAATATAATGCATTAGCCATCTTTTTATCTGTTATTATTGAAGTACCGATGCTTTACTTAACAAAATATTTATATCGGATATATTCACTTAAAAAAATATTTCTTATTATTAATATAATGAATGTATTTCGTTATTTGATGTTCTTCCTTTTTCCAAACTACATCATGATACTTATGTTAGCTTCGGTACATGGATTAACATATAGCTTGAGTTATCCAATGCTTATACAATTCACTTCAGAAAATGTAAGAACAAAAGTATTAGCAACTGCTTATTCCTTATTAAGTGCTATTGTTGCGGTATCAACCGCTTTTATCACTTATTTAACAGGGTTGATTATAGATAGTGGGGTACAAAATATCTTTTTATTATTTTTATCTATACATATTTTAAACATCATTTTAATTATCATATTATTAAAAAATTATGATTTTAAAGCAAAAACAGTATAA
- the parC gene encoding DNA topoisomerase IV subunit A, with product MEEINKIIDENIESVLSDRFARYSKYIIQERALPDVRDGLKPVQRRILYSMYKEKNLSNKPYRKSAKTVGNVIGNYHPHGDSSVYEAMVRLSQDWKMRERLVDMHGNNGSIDNDPPAAMRYTEARLSKIAEELTRDIDKYTVDFALNFDDTDSEPTVLPSRFPNILVNGSQGISAGYATEIPPHNLDEVISGTIYRLKHPLCSLEEIMNIIGGPDFPTGGIVQGIDGIKTAYETGRGKIVVRCKYYFAEKKNQIIITEIPYEVNKANLLKKIEDIRLNKKLDGLDECRDESDKDGLRIVIDCKKEANREFIIKYLLKNTNLKVNYNFNMVMIHNKHPKQLGLLNILDAYIEHQKEVVINRSNYELSKSRKRLHILEGLIKMVSILDQVIYTIRHSKNKVNAKENIIEQFDFSDEQAEAIVTLQLYRLTTTDIETLEEEARHLTSYINELLEILNFENKLVKVIISELKQIQKLYANPRMTEIQNEVEDIHIDQTKMIKSEDVVLNITKQGYIRTFKCKTNEMTIKNASITAKDYIIANLLVNTLDKVLLFTNKGNYIFLHVHQIDIIKNTDFKQHINDLIRIDPDEHIVKVIVVKEFRKNQYIVLATKQGFIKRSPLSEFETTRNNKSFTSISFKHDDDELVNAYLSDNKNREVVIVTKFGYLNKYNEDQIPVNKLKAAGVKSINLKTDDEVVSFNYIYNNHYELILLTNRGNIKKIKQQEISFSVRTNRGSMTLKPLKKNSHQYIGSAFLKKDEPFVVEKDGSYLTFVNHLNSYSEIISNGKLFEEFKGKVQLSNLVEITTNLTNVFSDKLIKKEQISNKIDKKEYEQLELFKN from the coding sequence ATGGAAGAAATAAATAAAATTATTGATGAGAATATCGAATCAGTATTATCTGATCGATTTGCTCGTTATTCAAAATATATTATCCAAGAAAGAGCCTTACCCGATGTTCGTGATGGATTAAAACCTGTTCAAAGAAGAATATTATATTCAATGTATAAAGAAAAAAATCTAAGCAATAAACCTTACCGAAAATCAGCTAAAACAGTTGGGAATGTTATTGGTAATTATCATCCTCATGGAGATTCATCGGTTTATGAAGCGATGGTACGTTTGAGTCAAGATTGGAAAATGAGAGAACGTCTAGTTGATATGCATGGAAATAATGGTAGTATCGATAATGATCCTCCAGCAGCTATGCGTTATACTGAGGCAAGATTATCAAAAATAGCTGAAGAATTAACACGAGATATTGATAAATATACGGTTGATTTTGCATTGAATTTTGATGATACTGATTCTGAACCAACGGTGTTACCATCAAGATTTCCTAATATTTTAGTCAATGGTTCACAAGGAATATCCGCTGGATACGCAACAGAAATTCCTCCTCATAATTTAGATGAAGTTATTTCAGGGACCATTTACCGTTTAAAACACCCCCTCTGCTCATTGGAAGAAATTATGAATATTATTGGAGGTCCTGATTTCCCTACTGGAGGAATTGTTCAAGGAATAGATGGGATAAAAACTGCCTATGAAACAGGAAGAGGAAAAATAGTCGTTCGTTGTAAATATTATTTTGCAGAGAAAAAAAATCAAATAATAATTACTGAAATTCCTTATGAAGTTAATAAAGCTAATCTACTGAAAAAAATAGAAGATATTCGTTTAAATAAAAAATTAGATGGCCTAGATGAATGTCGTGATGAATCTGATAAAGATGGGTTACGTATTGTGATTGATTGCAAAAAAGAAGCGAATCGAGAATTCATTATAAAGTACCTATTAAAAAACACAAACCTAAAAGTTAACTATAATTTTAATATGGTTATGATTCACAATAAACATCCAAAACAATTAGGCTTATTAAATATATTAGATGCTTATATTGAACACCAAAAAGAAGTAGTCATTAACCGTTCTAATTATGAATTAAGTAAATCAAGAAAAAGATTACATATATTAGAAGGTCTTATTAAAATGGTTTCGATTTTAGACCAAGTGATTTATACCATCAGACATTCTAAGAATAAAGTAAACGCTAAAGAGAATATCATTGAACAATTTGATTTTAGTGATGAACAGGCTGAGGCAATTGTTACATTACAATTATATCGTTTAACAACAACAGATATTGAAACTTTAGAGGAAGAAGCAAGACACCTAACATCCTATATCAATGAATTATTAGAAATATTAAATTTTGAAAATAAATTAGTAAAAGTTATTATTAGTGAATTAAAACAAATTCAGAAATTATATGCAAATCCTCGTATGACAGAAATTCAAAATGAAGTTGAAGATATTCATATCGATCAAACGAAAATGATTAAATCAGAAGATGTCGTGTTAAACATAACTAAACAAGGTTATATTAGGACTTTTAAATGTAAAACGAATGAGATGACGATTAAAAATGCCAGCATCACAGCAAAAGATTATATTATAGCCAATTTACTAGTGAATACCTTAGATAAAGTATTACTTTTTACGAATAAAGGAAATTACATCTTTTTACATGTTCATCAAATTGATATTATTAAAAATACAGACTTTAAACAACATATTAATGATTTAATAAGGATAGACCCTGATGAACATATTGTTAAAGTAATTGTTGTGAAAGAGTTTAGAAAAAACCAATATATTGTGTTGGCAACTAAACAAGGTTTCATTAAACGAAGTCCACTTTCTGAATTTGAAACAACTCGTAATAACAAAAGTTTTACTTCCATATCATTTAAACATGACGATGATGAATTAGTTAATGCTTATTTATCTGATAATAAAAATCGAGAGGTAGTTATTGTTACTAAATTTGGATATTTAAACAAATACAATGAAGATCAAATACCAGTCAATAAGTTAAAGGCTGCAGGAGTGAAAAGTATAAACTTAAAAACAGATGATGAAGTTGTATCATTTAATTATATTTATAATAATCATTATGAGTTAATATTATTAACTAATAGAGGTAATATTAAAAAAATTAAACAACAAGAAATTTCATTTTCTGTAAGAACTAACCGTGGTAGTATGACATTAAAACCACTAAAGAAAAATAGTCATCAGTATATTGGTTCAGCGTTCCTAAAAAAAGATGAACCATTTGTGGTTGAAAAAGATGGTTCTTACTTAACTTTTGTAAATCATTTAAATTCTTATTCAGAAATTATCAGTAATGGGAAATTATTCGAAGAATTTAAGGGGAAGGTGCAATTATCCAACCTCGTTGAAATTACAACTAATTTAACTAATGTTTTTAGTGATAAATTGATAAAAAAAGAACAAATAAGTAATAAAATCGATAAAAAAGAATACGAACAATTAGAATTATTTAAAAATTAA